The Brachybacterium huguangmaarense genome contains a region encoding:
- a CDS encoding SDR family oxidoreductase encodes MTDDARRSEAADRAHELGTDQDQPSFPPQDQEPPGLTAPMEPVPDHGEQTYVGHGRLEGLVALITGGDSGIGRAVAIAYAREGADVAISYLEAEQDDAEQTRTWVEKAGRRALLLPGDIRDERHARSLVTSTVEELGHLDVLVNNAAFQWGRAEPAGIEGIDSARLHRTLTTNLESMFWITQEAVAHLRPGSAVINTTSIQSFDPSVPLMDYAATKSAINNLTVNLAADLGPRGIRVNAVAPGPIWTPLNVATRVPDDYTSFGGNTPLGRAGQPSECAGAYVFLASPGEASYVSGTVLGVTGGRPVF; translated from the coding sequence ATGACCGACGACGCACGACGCAGCGAGGCGGCCGATCGCGCCCACGAGCTCGGCACGGACCAGGATCAGCCGTCGTTCCCGCCCCAGGACCAGGAGCCGCCCGGGCTGACCGCGCCGATGGAGCCAGTCCCCGACCACGGGGAGCAGACGTACGTGGGGCACGGGCGGCTCGAGGGACTCGTCGCCCTCATCACGGGCGGAGACTCCGGCATCGGACGCGCCGTCGCGATCGCCTACGCGCGCGAGGGCGCCGATGTGGCGATCTCCTACCTCGAGGCGGAGCAGGACGACGCCGAGCAGACGCGCACGTGGGTCGAGAAGGCGGGCCGGCGCGCGCTGCTGCTGCCCGGTGACATCCGCGACGAGCGGCACGCGCGGTCGCTCGTGACCTCGACGGTCGAGGAGCTGGGCCACCTCGACGTGCTCGTCAACAACGCCGCCTTCCAATGGGGCCGCGCCGAGCCCGCGGGCATCGAGGGCATCGACTCCGCGCGCCTGCACCGCACGCTGACCACCAATCTCGAGTCCATGTTCTGGATCACCCAGGAGGCCGTCGCGCACCTGCGCCCGGGCTCCGCGGTCATCAACACGACCTCCATCCAGTCCTTCGACCCGTCGGTGCCGCTCATGGACTACGCCGCGACGAAGTCGGCGATCAACAACCTGACCGTGAACCTCGCCGCCGACCTGGGGCCCCGGGGCATCCGCGTCAACGCCGTCGCGCCGGGCCCGATCTGGACACCGCTCAACGTCGCGACCCGTGTGCCCGACGACTACACCTCCTTCGGCGGCAACACGCCGCTCGGCCGGGCGGGCCAGCCGTCGGAGTGCGCGGGAGCCTACGTGTTCCTCGCGAGCCCCGGCGAGGCCTCCTACGTCTCGGGCACGGTGCTCGGGGTCACGGGAGGCCGCCCGGTCTTCTGA
- a CDS encoding excinuclease ABC subunit UvrA: MHQLTQLLARLRDAGNTVLVVEHHPQVIAVADHVIDVGPGAGARGGLIQFVGTPADLRRSGTVTGRLLDRPLEVSSSARPWQGTVPVRDARAHNLTGVDVDIPLGGGLTAVTGVAGSGKSSLATQDLPAQHPAFAVVGQDPLRGGVRSTSLSVLGIADTVRRAFSEVSGLAPAWFSFNSKGACPVCRGKGHITTELAFLDDVSTPCDECHGRRFNETALSATIRGSTIADVLAMEAREVAHLFEHSPEIAEAMSWLERVGLGYTAVGQSLDTLSGGEKQRLLLARHLRGVEDLAG; this comes from the coding sequence GTGCACCAGCTCACCCAGCTGCTGGCGCGCCTGCGCGACGCCGGCAACACGGTGCTCGTGGTCGAGCACCACCCGCAGGTGATCGCCGTCGCCGACCACGTGATCGACGTCGGGCCCGGAGCGGGTGCACGCGGCGGTCTCATCCAGTTCGTCGGCACCCCCGCGGACCTGCGCCGCAGCGGCACCGTGACGGGGCGCCTGCTCGACCGTCCGCTCGAGGTGTCGTCGAGCGCGCGCCCCTGGCAGGGCACGGTGCCCGTGCGCGACGCACGCGCCCACAACCTCACCGGTGTCGACGTCGACATCCCGCTGGGGGGGGGGCTCACCGCCGTGACCGGCGTCGCCGGATCGGGCAAGAGCTCGCTCGCCACCCAGGACCTGCCCGCCCAGCATCCCGCCTTCGCGGTCGTCGGGCAGGACCCGCTGCGCGGCGGGGTCCGCTCGACCTCGCTCAGCGTGCTCGGCATCGCCGACACCGTGCGCCGGGCCTTCTCGGAGGTCTCGGGCCTCGCCCCCGCCTGGTTCAGCTTCAACTCCAAGGGCGCGTGCCCCGTGTGCCGCGGCAAGGGGCACATCACCACCGAGCTGGCCTTCCTCGACGACGTGTCCACGCCGTGCGACGAGTGCCACGGCCGTCGTTTCAACGAGACCGCCCTGTCCGCCACGATCCGCGGCAGCACGATCGCGGACGTGCTGGCGATGGAGGCCCGGGAGGTCGCGCACCTGTTCGAGCACAGCCCCGAGATCGCCGAGGCGATGTCGTGGCTCGAACGGGTGGGTCTCGGCTACACGGCGGTGGGGCAGTCCCTCGACACCCTCTCCGGCGGCGAGAAGCAGCGCCTGCTGCTGGCCCGGCACCTGCGCGGCGTCGAGGACCTCGCGGGGTAG
- the purU gene encoding formyltetrahydrofolate deformylase, with protein MHRYTVTVACADGPGIVHAITGAVLEIDGNITESQQFESPTSGRFLMRLQVRSSASIDALRGALAPVAERFAMETSVDVSDRPCRTLVLASTATHCVSDLLTRMRGGQLNIDVPLVLANHPTAAPLAEFHHVPFEHRPIAGPDDKAAFEQRVLAAVDELDIELVVLARYMQILSPELCEALAGRCINIHHSFLPGFKGANPYRQAYQRGVKLIGATAHFVTSDLDEGPIIEQNVTRVDHTRSVAELTAIGQDTEMRTLRQAVSWFAQSRVLLDGVRTVVFP; from the coding sequence ATGCACCGATACACCGTGACGGTGGCGTGCGCCGACGGTCCGGGCATCGTGCACGCGATCACCGGCGCCGTGCTGGAGATCGACGGCAACATCACCGAGAGTCAGCAGTTCGAGAGCCCCACCTCGGGGCGTTTCCTGATGCGCCTCCAGGTGCGCTCGTCGGCGTCGATCGACGCCCTGCGCGGGGCCCTCGCGCCCGTCGCCGAGCGTTTCGCGATGGAGACCTCGGTGGACGTGTCCGACCGGCCGTGCCGCACCCTCGTGCTCGCCTCGACCGCGACCCACTGCGTCTCGGACCTGCTCACCCGGATGCGCGGCGGTCAGCTGAACATCGACGTCCCGCTCGTGCTCGCCAACCACCCCACGGCCGCGCCGCTCGCGGAGTTCCACCACGTCCCCTTCGAGCACCGGCCCATCGCAGGGCCCGACGACAAGGCCGCCTTCGAGCAGCGGGTGCTCGCCGCCGTCGACGAGCTCGACATCGAGCTCGTGGTGCTGGCCCGGTACATGCAGATCCTCTCCCCCGAGCTGTGCGAGGCCCTCGCGGGCCGCTGCATCAACATCCACCACTCGTTCCTGCCCGGCTTCAAGGGCGCCAACCCCTACCGGCAGGCGTACCAGCGCGGCGTCAAGCTCATCGGCGCGACCGCCCACTTCGTTACGAGCGACCTCGACGAGGGGCCCATCATCGAGCAGAACGTCACCCGGGTCGACCACACGCGGTCCGTGGCCGAGCTGACCGCGATCGGCCAGGACACCGAGATGCGCACCCTGCGCCAGGCGGTCTCCTGGTTCGCGCAGTCGCGCGTCCTGCTCGACGGGGTCCGCACCGTCGTCTTCCCCTGA
- a CDS encoding pyrroline-5-carboxylate reductase family protein: MTTTRTTIALLGAGTMGQALLAGSLAGGLAPEDVWVSARRPEHVERIVDVHGVHGTTDNARAAEQADLVVLAAGPAQVLDIVAEISGHLREGAVVVSIADGIALADLEGRLPAHVGAARALPSITAQAGHGLTLLTPGASCTTAQIDAVTSLFARSGEVLRVEEEQHAVLGPLSSGGPAHLLYVADAMIEAAAVRGIPRDLGRRIVQQVMAGTAAWLEQSDEDAAVLRADVCAPGGAGIRRIATLDERAVRAALVAALTD, translated from the coding sequence ATGACGACGACCCGCACCACGATCGCCCTGCTCGGGGCCGGCACGATGGGCCAGGCCCTGCTCGCCGGCTCGCTCGCCGGCGGCCTCGCCCCCGAGGACGTCTGGGTCAGCGCACGACGACCCGAGCACGTCGAACGGATCGTCGACGTCCACGGCGTGCACGGCACGACGGACAACGCGCGCGCCGCCGAGCAGGCCGACCTGGTGGTCCTCGCCGCGGGCCCCGCGCAGGTCCTCGACATCGTCGCCGAGATCTCCGGGCATCTGCGGGAGGGAGCGGTGGTCGTCTCGATCGCCGACGGGATCGCGCTCGCCGACCTCGAGGGCCGCCTGCCCGCGCACGTCGGCGCCGCGCGGGCCCTGCCGAGCATCACCGCCCAGGCCGGCCACGGCCTCACCCTGCTCACTCCGGGCGCCTCGTGCACGACCGCGCAGATCGACGCGGTCACCTCCCTGTTCGCTCGCTCCGGCGAGGTGCTGCGCGTCGAGGAGGAGCAGCACGCGGTGCTCGGACCGCTCAGCAGCGGCGGCCCCGCCCATCTCCTCTACGTCGCCGACGCGATGATCGAGGCCGCAGCCGTGCGCGGCATCCCGCGCGACCTCGGCCGCCGGATCGTCCAGCAGGTGATGGCGGGCACCGCCGCCTGGCTCGAGCAGAGCGACGAGGACGCCGCGGTGCTGCGCGCGGACGTGTGCGCACCGGGCGGGGCCGGGATCCGGCGCATCGCCACGCTCGACGAGCGGGCCGTGCGCGCGGCCCTCGTCGCGGCGCTGACCGACTGA
- a CDS encoding helix-turn-helix domain-containing protein: MPIVVDIDVMLSRRGMAVGVLAERVGITPANLAVLKNGRARAVRFTTLAALCEALDCQVGDLLRWEPEGVPADQAPADSRSSSTP, translated from the coding sequence ATGCCGATCGTGGTCGACATCGACGTGATGCTCTCCCGGCGCGGGATGGCGGTGGGCGTGCTCGCCGAGCGGGTCGGCATCACCCCGGCCAACCTGGCCGTGCTCAAGAACGGCCGGGCGCGCGCGGTCCGCTTCACGACCCTCGCGGCGCTGTGCGAGGCGCTCGACTGCCAGGTCGGCGACCTCCTGCGCTGGGAGCCCGAGGGGGTCCCCGCCGATCAGGCGCCGGCCGACAGCCGCTCGAGCTCCACGCCCTGA
- a CDS encoding DUF2975 domain-containing protein — translation MNPLGVRALQTVIWIALAGSLVVQVVLVILLAHDLGGPGAVPHLAVGIVFLGVVCLQVVGVSILRLLTLVRHGQVFSARAFGFVDAIIGAVAAGAVLVAALAGIAVYLNRTQPGDALAPGAVALVCGAALVTAGVALVIYVQRQLLVQATSTDARAARLQAELDGVI, via the coding sequence ATGAACCCCCTCGGCGTCCGCGCTCTGCAGACCGTCATCTGGATCGCGCTGGCAGGATCCCTCGTGGTCCAGGTCGTGCTCGTGATCCTGCTCGCGCACGACCTGGGCGGGCCGGGCGCGGTGCCCCACCTCGCGGTGGGGATCGTGTTCCTGGGCGTGGTGTGCCTCCAGGTGGTGGGGGTCAGCATCCTGCGGCTGCTCACGCTCGTCCGTCACGGGCAGGTGTTCTCGGCGCGCGCGTTCGGATTCGTCGACGCGATCATCGGCGCGGTCGCCGCCGGTGCCGTGCTCGTGGCGGCCCTCGCGGGCATCGCCGTCTACCTCAACCGCACCCAGCCGGGAGACGCGCTCGCCCCGGGCGCGGTCGCGCTCGTGTGCGGGGCGGCGCTCGTGACGGCCGGGGTCGCGCTCGTCATCTACGTCCAGCGCCAGCTGCTCGTCCAGGCCACGAGCACCGACGCCCGGGCGGCCCGCCTGCAGGCCGAGCTCGACGGGGTGATCTGA